From Enterobacter pseudoroggenkampii, a single genomic window includes:
- the ibpB gene encoding small heat shock chaperone IbpB, with translation MRNYDLSPLLRQWIGFDKLANALQNTAEQQTFPPYNIEKSDDNHYRITLALAGFRQEDLDIQLEGTCLTVKGTPEKQETETKWLHQGLVNQPFSLSFTLADHMDVSGATFTNGLLHIDLTRNVPEAIAPQRIAISDRPALNS, from the coding sequence ATGCGTAACTATGATTTATCCCCCTTACTTCGTCAGTGGATTGGTTTTGACAAACTGGCTAATGCCCTGCAAAACACCGCTGAGCAACAGACGTTTCCGCCGTACAACATCGAAAAAAGCGACGATAACCACTATCGCATCACCCTGGCGCTGGCCGGCTTCCGTCAGGAGGATCTGGATATCCAGCTCGAAGGCACGTGTCTGACCGTGAAAGGTACGCCGGAGAAACAAGAGACCGAGACCAAATGGCTGCATCAGGGGCTGGTTAATCAGCCGTTTAGCCTGAGCTTTACTCTGGCAGACCATATGGACGTCTCCGGCGCAACGTTTACCAACGGGCTGCTGCATATTGACCTGACCCGTAACGTACCGGAAGCCATCGCGCCACAGCGTATCGCCATTAGCGACCGGCCGGCGTTAAACAGTTAA
- a CDS encoding putative transporter has translation MSDIALTVSVLALVAVVGLWIGNIKIRGVGFGIGGVLFGGIFVGHFADQLGLVLSAEMLHFTQEFGLILFVYTIGIQVGPGFFASLRVSGLRLNLFALGIVVMGGLVTAILHKIFAIPLPVVLGIFSGAVTNTPALGAGQQILRDLGIEPGIVDQMGMSYAMAYPFGICGILLSMWLVRVLFRINVDKEAKDHETTLTNGHMPIKTINIRVDNPNLNNMAIQDVPILNSANIICSRLKRDDMLMVPAPGTIIQQGDLLHLVGQPGDLNNARLVIGQEVDTSLSTRGTDMRVERVVVTNEHVLGKKIRDLQVKERYDVVISRLNRAGVELVASPEASLQFGDILNLVGRPSSIDAVADMVGNAQQKLQQVQMLPVFIGIGLGVLLGSIPLYVPGFPVALKLGLAGGPLIMALILGRIGCIGKLYWFMPPSANLALRELGIVLFLAVVGLKSGGDFVDTLVKGEGMSWVGYGIFITAIPLLTVGILARMFAKMNYLTLCGMLAGSMTDPPALAFANNLHATSGAAALSYATVYPLVMFLRIITPQLLAVLFWGMG, from the coding sequence ATGAGTGATATCGCGTTAACCGTCAGCGTGTTGGCCCTGGTCGCTGTTGTTGGCCTGTGGATAGGGAATATCAAAATCCGCGGCGTCGGGTTTGGGATCGGCGGGGTGCTGTTTGGCGGCATTTTTGTCGGCCACTTTGCCGACCAGCTCGGGCTGGTGCTGAGCGCCGAGATGCTCCACTTTACTCAGGAGTTCGGCCTGATCCTCTTCGTCTATACCATCGGGATTCAGGTGGGGCCGGGGTTTTTCGCCTCACTTCGGGTTTCCGGATTGCGGCTCAACCTGTTTGCCCTCGGCATTGTGGTGATGGGCGGGCTGGTCACCGCCATTCTGCATAAAATCTTTGCTATCCCGCTGCCCGTGGTGCTGGGCATTTTCTCCGGAGCGGTCACCAACACGCCCGCGCTCGGTGCCGGACAGCAAATCCTGCGCGATTTGGGCATCGAACCCGGCATCGTCGACCAGATGGGGATGAGCTACGCCATGGCCTATCCGTTTGGCATTTGCGGCATTCTGCTCTCCATGTGGCTGGTCCGCGTCCTGTTTCGCATTAACGTTGATAAAGAGGCGAAAGACCACGAAACCACGCTCACCAACGGCCATATGCCGATTAAAACCATCAACATTCGGGTTGATAACCCCAACCTGAACAATATGGCGATTCAGGACGTACCGATCCTGAACAGCGCCAATATCATCTGCTCGCGCCTTAAGCGCGACGATATGCTGATGGTGCCCGCGCCTGGCACCATCATTCAGCAGGGCGATCTGCTGCATCTGGTCGGCCAGCCCGGCGATTTAAACAACGCGCGGCTGGTGATTGGTCAGGAAGTGGATACCTCTCTCTCAACCCGTGGCACCGATATGCGCGTGGAACGCGTTGTGGTGACTAACGAGCATGTTCTTGGCAAAAAAATACGCGATCTGCAGGTAAAAGAACGCTATGACGTGGTGATCTCCCGCCTCAACCGTGCGGGCGTTGAACTGGTCGCCAGCCCGGAGGCCAGCCTGCAGTTCGGGGATATCCTCAACCTGGTTGGGCGACCGTCGTCCATCGACGCCGTGGCGGATATGGTGGGTAACGCCCAGCAAAAACTGCAGCAGGTGCAGATGCTGCCGGTGTTCATCGGTATCGGGCTTGGCGTACTCCTTGGCTCGATCCCGCTGTACGTGCCGGGCTTCCCGGTGGCGCTCAAGCTGGGCCTGGCGGGCGGGCCGCTGATTATGGCGCTGATCCTCGGGCGTATCGGCTGCATCGGTAAGCTCTACTGGTTTATGCCGCCGAGCGCCAACCTGGCGCTGCGCGAGCTGGGCATCGTGCTGTTCCTGGCGGTGGTCGGGCTGAAGTCCGGCGGGGATTTTGTCGATACCCTGGTCAAAGGGGAAGGGATGAGCTGGGTCGGCTACGGCATCTTTATCACGGCGATTCCGTTGCTGACGGTGGGCATACTGGCGCGGATGTTCGCCAAAATGAACTACCTGACGCTGTGCGGCATGCTGGCGGGCTCCATGACCGATCCGCCCGCGCTGGCCTTTGCCAACAACCTGCACGCCACCAGCGGCGCGGCCGCGCTCTCCTATGCCACCGTCTACCCGCTGGTGATGTTCCTGCGCATCATTACGCCGCAGCTACTGGCGGTGCTGTTCTGGGGGATGGGCTAG
- a CDS encoding GntR family transcriptional regulator — MIYKSIADRLRLRLNSSDYNIGSPLPGEKALAQEFGVARMTIRKALDLLVSWGLVERRHGSGTFVSRKDVHHETTNLTGLVEVLRQQGKEVQSKVLQFEVMPAPPAIASQLRIQVDERIYFSRRVRYVDGKPLMLEDSFMPVKLFRNLSLAHLEGSKFDYIEKECGITISGNYESLTPVLADKTLAGYMNLPEQTPLLRITSLSYSDSGEFLNYSVMFRNTSDYQVDYHLRRIHPDDLLAHPPEQHRQ; from the coding sequence GTGATCTACAAATCTATTGCCGACAGATTGCGGCTGCGGCTGAATTCGTCGGACTACAACATCGGCAGCCCGCTGCCCGGCGAAAAAGCGCTGGCGCAGGAGTTCGGCGTGGCGCGAATGACCATCCGCAAGGCGCTGGATCTGCTGGTAAGCTGGGGGCTGGTTGAGCGGCGGCACGGCAGCGGAACGTTTGTGTCGCGCAAAGACGTTCACCACGAAACCACCAACCTGACCGGGCTGGTGGAGGTGCTGCGCCAGCAGGGAAAAGAGGTGCAGAGCAAGGTGCTGCAGTTCGAAGTGATGCCCGCCCCACCCGCCATCGCCAGCCAGCTGCGGATTCAGGTGGATGAGCGGATCTACTTTTCCCGACGGGTGCGCTACGTGGATGGTAAACCGCTGATGCTGGAGGACAGCTTTATGCCGGTGAAGCTGTTCCGCAATCTGTCGCTGGCGCATCTTGAGGGGTCTAAGTTTGATTACATCGAGAAGGAGTGCGGGATTACCATCAGCGGGAACTACGAGAGCCTGACGCCGGTGCTGGCAGATAAAACGCTGGCCGGTTATATGAACCTGCCGGAACAGACGCCGCTGCTGCGCATTACGTCCCTCTCCTACAGCGACAGCGGCGAGTTCCTCAATTATTCCGTGATGTTCCGAAATACCAGCGATTACCAGGTGGACTACCATCTGCGGCGCATCCACCCGGACGACCTGCTAGCCCATCCCCCAGAACAGCACCGCCAGTAG
- a CDS encoding alpha-glucoside-specific PTS transporter subunit IIBC — protein sequence MLSQIQRFGGAMFTPVLLFPFAGIVVGIAIMLRNPLFVGEALTAPDHLFAQIVHIIEEGGWAVFRNMPLIFAVGLPIGLAKQAQGRACLAVLISFLTWNYFINAMGMTWGHFFGVDFSAEPTAGSGLAMIAGIKTLDTSIIGAIVISGIVTAIHNRYFDKPLPVFLGIFQGSSFVVILAFFVMIPCAWLTLLGWPKVQMGIESLQAFLRSAGALGVWVYTFLERILIPTGLHHFVYGPFIFGPAAVEGGIQVYWAQHLQEFSQSTLPLKTLFPEGGFALHGNSKVFGSVGIALAIWYTASPENRVKVAGLLVPATLTAVLVGITEPLEFTFLFISPLLFAVHAVLAATMATVMYTFGVVGNMGGGLLDQFLPQNWIPMFHNHAATVFTQIGIGVCFTGIYFVVFKTLIARLNLKTPGREESEIKLYSKADYKAARGQTTAPAAASQQVGQAAGFLQALGGAANIESINNCATRLRIALVDMAKTQSDDVFKALGAHGVVRRGNGIQVIVGLHVPQVRDQLESLMKTPLTNEQTTLTEAIS from the coding sequence ATGCTCAGTCAAATACAACGTTTTGGCGGTGCCATGTTTACCCCGGTGTTGCTGTTTCCGTTCGCCGGGATCGTGGTGGGAATCGCCATCATGCTTCGCAACCCGCTGTTTGTCGGCGAAGCCTTAACGGCCCCCGATCATCTTTTCGCGCAGATTGTTCACATCATTGAAGAGGGCGGCTGGGCGGTGTTTCGCAATATGCCGCTGATTTTTGCCGTCGGCCTGCCGATTGGCCTGGCGAAGCAGGCGCAGGGCCGCGCCTGCCTGGCGGTGCTGATTAGCTTCCTGACCTGGAACTACTTCATCAACGCGATGGGGATGACCTGGGGCCACTTCTTTGGCGTCGACTTCTCCGCCGAACCGACGGCGGGAAGCGGGCTGGCGATGATTGCCGGCATCAAAACGCTCGATACCAGCATCATCGGTGCCATCGTGATTTCAGGCATCGTCACCGCCATCCACAATCGCTATTTTGACAAGCCGCTGCCGGTATTTCTGGGGATTTTCCAGGGCAGCTCGTTTGTCGTTATCCTCGCATTCTTCGTCATGATCCCCTGCGCCTGGCTGACGCTGCTGGGCTGGCCGAAAGTGCAGATGGGCATTGAGTCTCTGCAGGCGTTCCTGCGCTCTGCCGGGGCGCTGGGCGTGTGGGTGTATACCTTCCTGGAACGTATTCTGATCCCAACCGGATTGCACCACTTCGTCTACGGTCCGTTCATCTTCGGCCCGGCGGCGGTTGAGGGTGGGATTCAGGTCTACTGGGCGCAGCACCTGCAGGAATTCAGCCAGAGCACCCTGCCGCTGAAAACTCTCTTCCCGGAAGGCGGCTTCGCCCTGCACGGTAACTCAAAAGTGTTTGGTTCGGTCGGGATTGCGCTGGCGATCTGGTACACCGCGTCGCCGGAAAACCGCGTCAAGGTCGCGGGGCTGCTGGTCCCGGCAACGCTCACCGCCGTGCTGGTGGGCATTACTGAACCGCTCGAATTCACCTTCCTGTTTATCTCGCCGCTGCTGTTTGCCGTTCACGCCGTGCTGGCGGCGACCATGGCGACGGTGATGTACACCTTTGGCGTGGTCGGGAACATGGGCGGCGGCCTGCTGGATCAGTTCCTGCCGCAAAACTGGATCCCGATGTTCCATAACCACGCCGCGACGGTCTTCACCCAGATCGGCATTGGCGTCTGCTTCACCGGAATTTACTTCGTGGTCTTCAAAACGCTGATTGCACGTCTGAACCTGAAAACGCCGGGCCGGGAGGAGAGCGAAATCAAGCTCTACAGCAAGGCCGACTATAAGGCGGCGCGTGGGCAAACCACAGCTCCGGCCGCGGCCAGCCAGCAGGTCGGGCAGGCCGCTGGATTCCTGCAGGCGCTGGGCGGTGCGGCCAACATCGAAAGCATCAACAACTGCGCCACCCGCCTGCGCATCGCCCTGGTCGATATGGCGAAAACGCAAAGCGATGACGTCTTCAAAGCCCTCGGCGCCCACGGCGTGGTGCGACGCGGCAATGGCATTCAGGTGATTGTCGGCCTGCACGTTCCTCAGGTGCGCGACCAGCTGGAATCGCTGATGAAAACCCCCTTAACGAATGAACAAACCACCCTGACAGAGGCTATATCATGA
- a CDS encoding 6-phospho-alpha-glucosidase: MKKFSVVIAGGGSTFTPGIVLMLLANRDRFPLRALKFYDNDGVRQETIAEACKIILKEQAPEIEFSYTTDPKAAFSDVDFVMAHIRVGKYPMREKDEKIPLRHGVLGQETCGPGGISYGMRSIGGVLELVDYMEQYSPNAWMLNYSNPAAIVAEATRRLRPNAKILNICDMPIGIEGRMAQIVGLKDRKEMRVRYYGLNHFGWWTSIEDLNGNDLMPKLREYVAKKGYVPPSEDAHTEASWNDTFAKAKDVQALDPDTMPNTYLKYYLFPDYVVAHSNPERTRANEVMDHREKHVFSSCRAIIEAGKSSAGELEIDEHASYIVDLATAIAFNTQERMLLIVPNNGAIHNFDADAMVEIPCLVGHNGPEPLTVGDIPHFQKGLMSQQVAVEKLVVDAWEQRSYQKLWQAITLSKTVPSASVAKAILDDLIEANKDYWPELH; this comes from the coding sequence ATGAAAAAATTCTCAGTTGTCATTGCAGGCGGCGGCAGCACCTTTACGCCTGGTATCGTCCTGATGCTGTTAGCCAACCGTGACCGTTTCCCGCTGCGCGCCCTGAAGTTCTATGACAACGACGGCGTGCGTCAGGAGACCATCGCCGAAGCGTGCAAAATTATCCTTAAGGAACAGGCTCCGGAGATTGAGTTCAGCTACACCACCGACCCGAAAGCAGCCTTTAGCGATGTCGATTTCGTGATGGCACATATCCGCGTGGGTAAATACCCGATGCGCGAAAAAGATGAAAAAATCCCGCTGCGCCACGGCGTGCTGGGTCAGGAAACCTGCGGCCCGGGTGGGATTTCCTACGGCATGCGCTCTATCGGCGGCGTGCTGGAGCTGGTGGATTATATGGAGCAGTACTCTCCGAACGCGTGGATGCTGAACTACTCCAACCCGGCGGCGATTGTCGCGGAAGCCACGCGGCGCCTGCGTCCGAACGCCAAAATCCTCAACATCTGCGATATGCCGATCGGCATTGAAGGGCGCATGGCGCAGATCGTCGGCCTGAAGGACCGCAAAGAGATGCGCGTGCGCTACTACGGCCTGAACCACTTCGGCTGGTGGACGTCGATTGAAGATCTGAACGGCAACGATTTGATGCCGAAATTGCGCGAATACGTGGCGAAAAAGGGCTATGTTCCGCCTTCAGAAGATGCGCATACCGAAGCGAGCTGGAACGATACGTTCGCTAAAGCAAAAGACGTGCAGGCGCTGGATCCGGACACCATGCCGAACACCTACCTGAAGTATTACCTGTTCCCGGACTACGTGGTCGCGCATTCCAACCCGGAACGCACCCGCGCCAATGAGGTCATGGATCACCGTGAGAAGCACGTGTTCAGTTCCTGCCGGGCGATTATCGAGGCGGGAAAATCCTCTGCCGGTGAATTGGAAATCGACGAACATGCGTCGTACATCGTCGATCTGGCGACGGCAATCGCCTTCAACACCCAGGAGCGGATGCTGCTGATTGTGCCCAACAACGGGGCCATCCATAACTTCGATGCCGACGCGATGGTGGAGATCCCGTGCCTGGTGGGCCATAACGGGCCGGAGCCGCTCACGGTGGGCGATATTCCGCACTTCCAGAAAGGGCTGATGAGCCAGCAGGTGGCGGTGGAAAAACTGGTGGTGGATGCCTGGGAGCAGCGCTCGTACCAGAAACTCTGGCAGGCGATCACCCTGTCGAAAACCGTGCCGAGCGCGTCCGTCGCGAAGGCGATTCTGGATGACCTGATCGAGGCCAATAAGGATTACTGGCCAGAGCTGCACTGA
- a CDS encoding YidH family protein, whose amino-acid sequence MKISRLGEAPDYRFSLANERTFLAWIRTALGFLAAGVGLDQLAPDFATPLIREVLALLLCLFAGVLAIYGYLRWLRNEKAMRLKQDLPYTRGLLIISAILLAVAGVVMVLVFYGG is encoded by the coding sequence ATGAAAATTTCCCGCCTCGGCGAAGCGCCGGACTACCGCTTCTCGCTGGCTAATGAACGCACGTTTTTAGCGTGGATCCGCACCGCGCTGGGATTCCTTGCCGCCGGGGTGGGGCTCGATCAGCTCGCGCCCGATTTCGCCACGCCGCTGATCCGCGAGGTGCTGGCGCTGCTGCTGTGCCTGTTCGCGGGCGTGCTGGCGATTTACGGCTACCTGCGCTGGCTGCGCAATGAGAAGGCGATGCGTCTGAAGCAGGATCTGCCCTATACCCGCGGGCTGCTTATCATCAGCGCGATTCTGCTGGCGGTGGCGGGCGTAGTGATGGTGCTGGTGTTCTATGGCGGATAG
- a CDS encoding DUF202 domain-containing protein has translation MADSRKARREADPGLQPERTSLAWLRTLLGYGALIALAIKHNWHRTGVPFWISLVVLALVAIILWRYTRSRNLMDVAQNDFVQPKAVRDKFLIALAVLSLSLLFAMTHIQQIVSF, from the coding sequence ATGGCGGATAGCCGCAAAGCGCGACGCGAAGCGGACCCCGGCCTGCAGCCGGAGCGGACGTCACTCGCCTGGCTGCGCACGCTTCTGGGGTATGGCGCGCTGATTGCCCTGGCGATTAAGCACAACTGGCACCGCACCGGGGTGCCGTTCTGGATCTCGCTTGTCGTGCTGGCGCTGGTGGCGATTATTTTATGGCGCTATACCCGCAGTCGAAACCTGATGGACGTGGCGCAGAACGATTTTGTGCAGCCGAAGGCGGTGAGGGATAAGTTCCTGATTGCCCTGGCTGTACTTTCTCTCTCACTGCTGTTTGCGATGACTCACATTCAGCAAATTGTGAGCTTTTAA
- the dsdA gene encoding D-serine ammonia-lyase, which produces MENATITTLTAQFPLVEDLIALKETTWLNPRTTTLAEGLPYVGLTKADVDDAHARLKRFAPYLAKAFPETAATGGIIESELVAIPAMQARLEKESAKSIPGTLLLKKDSHLPISGSIKARGGIYEVLTHAEKLALEAGLLSVEDDYSVLLETRYKEFFSQYSIAVGSTGNLGMSIGIMSARIGFKVTVHMSADAREWKKAKLRSHGVIVVEYEQDYGVAVEQGRKAAESDPNCFFIDDENSRTLFLGYAVAGERLKAQFAAQGRVVDADHPLFVYLPCGVGGGPGGVAFGLKLAFGDNVHCFFAEPTHSPCMLLGVYTGLHDEIAVQDLGIDNVTAADGLAVGRASGFVGRAMERLLDGFYTLSDQSMYDMLGWLAHEEGIRLEPSALAGMAGPLRVPSDASVTHLVWATGGGMVPEDEMAKYLAKGR; this is translated from the coding sequence ATGGAAAACGCAACTATCACTACTTTAACCGCACAGTTTCCTCTGGTTGAGGATCTGATTGCCCTGAAAGAAACCACCTGGCTTAACCCGCGTACCACCACGCTGGCGGAAGGACTGCCCTATGTCGGGCTGACTAAAGCCGACGTGGACGACGCGCACGCTCGCCTGAAACGCTTCGCGCCGTATCTGGCGAAAGCCTTCCCGGAGACGGCCGCCACGGGCGGGATTATCGAATCCGAGCTGGTCGCGATCCCGGCAATGCAGGCGCGGCTGGAGAAAGAATCTGCTAAGTCTATTCCCGGCACCCTGCTGCTGAAAAAAGACAGCCATCTACCGATTTCCGGCTCGATTAAAGCGCGCGGCGGTATCTATGAGGTGCTGACCCACGCGGAAAAACTGGCGCTGGAAGCCGGATTGCTGAGCGTTGAAGACGACTACAGCGTTCTGCTGGAGACGCGCTATAAGGAATTCTTCAGCCAGTACAGCATTGCGGTAGGCTCAACCGGCAACCTCGGGATGTCCATCGGCATTATGAGCGCCCGCATCGGCTTTAAGGTGACGGTGCATATGTCCGCCGACGCCCGCGAGTGGAAGAAAGCCAAACTGCGCAGCCACGGCGTCATCGTCGTGGAATATGAGCAGGATTACGGCGTGGCGGTGGAGCAGGGACGCAAGGCGGCAGAAAGCGATCCGAACTGTTTCTTCATTGACGATGAAAACTCCCGCACCCTGTTCCTGGGCTACGCGGTGGCAGGCGAGCGACTGAAGGCGCAGTTTGCCGCACAGGGCCGCGTGGTGGATGCGGATCATCCGCTGTTCGTCTATCTGCCGTGCGGCGTCGGCGGCGGCCCCGGCGGCGTGGCGTTTGGCCTGAAGCTGGCCTTTGGCGATAACGTCCACTGCTTCTTCGCGGAGCCGACGCACTCCCCGTGCATGCTGCTGGGCGTCTACACCGGCCTGCACGATGAGATTGCGGTGCAGGATCTGGGCATTGATAACGTTACGGCGGCGGACGGTCTGGCGGTAGGGCGCGCGTCCGGCTTCGTGGGCCGCGCGATGGAGCGCCTGCTTGACGGGTTCTATACGCTTTCCGACCAGAGCATGTACGACATGCTCGGCTGGCTGGCGCATGAGGAAGGCATTCGGCTGGAACCGTCCGCGCTGGCGGGCATGGCAGGGCCGCTGCGCGTGCCTTCAGATGCCAGCGTTACCCACCTGGTATGGGCGACCGGCGGCGGCATGGTGCCGGAAGACGAAATGGCGAAGTATTTAGCAAAAGGCCGTTAA
- the dsdX gene encoding D-serine transporter DsdX, with translation MGSQVWVVATLLVSIVLIVLTIVKLKFHPFLALLLASFFVGAMMGMSPLDMVNAIESGIGGTLGFLAAVIGLGTILGKMMEVSGAAERIGIALQRCRWLSADVIMVLVGLICGITLFVEVGVVLLIPLAFSIAKKTHTSLLKLAIPLCTALMAVHCVVPPHPAALFVTNKLGADVGTVIVYGLMVGLMASLVGGPLFLKLLGNRLPFKPVPAEFSDLKVREEHTLPSLGATLFTVLLPIALMLVKTIAELNMAKEGTLYTLLEFIGNPITAMFIAVFVAYYLLGIRQHMGMGAMLTHTEHGFGSIANILLIIGAGGAFNAILKTSGLADSLAHILSNLHMHPILLAWLVALVLHAAVGSATVAMMGATAIVAPMLPLYPNVSPEIITIAIGSGAIGCTIVTDSLFWLVKQYCGATLNETFKYYTTATFIASVLALGGTFLLSFII, from the coding sequence ATGGGATCTCAGGTCTGGGTTGTGGCAACGCTGCTGGTCAGCATTGTGTTGATTGTTTTAACCATCGTAAAACTGAAGTTTCACCCGTTCCTCGCGCTGCTGCTGGCGAGCTTTTTCGTCGGCGCGATGATGGGGATGAGCCCGCTGGATATGGTGAACGCCATTGAGAGCGGGATTGGCGGCACGCTGGGCTTCCTGGCGGCGGTGATCGGTCTGGGCACCATTCTCGGCAAGATGATGGAAGTCTCCGGCGCGGCCGAGCGCATCGGGATCGCCCTGCAGCGCTGCCGCTGGCTGTCAGCAGACGTGATTATGGTGCTGGTGGGCCTGATCTGCGGTATCACGCTGTTCGTGGAAGTGGGCGTAGTACTGCTCATCCCGCTGGCGTTTTCCATCGCCAAAAAGACCCACACGTCGCTGCTCAAGCTGGCTATTCCGCTCTGTACCGCGCTGATGGCGGTGCACTGCGTGGTGCCGCCGCATCCTGCTGCCCTGTTTGTGACCAATAAATTAGGTGCGGACGTCGGGACGGTCATTGTCTACGGTTTGATGGTAGGCCTGATGGCCTCGCTGGTCGGTGGCCCGCTGTTCCTGAAACTGCTCGGCAATCGTCTGCCGTTTAAACCGGTTCCGGCGGAATTTTCAGACCTGAAGGTGCGGGAAGAGCACACCCTGCCGTCGCTGGGCGCCACGCTGTTCACGGTGCTGCTGCCGATTGCCCTGATGCTGGTGAAAACCATCGCCGAGCTGAATATGGCAAAAGAAGGCACGCTGTATACGCTGCTGGAGTTTATCGGCAACCCGATCACCGCCATGTTTATCGCCGTGTTTGTCGCTTATTACCTGCTGGGGATCCGCCAGCACATGGGCATGGGCGCGATGCTGACGCACACCGAGCACGGCTTCGGCTCTATCGCCAACATTTTGCTGATTATCGGCGCGGGCGGCGCGTTCAACGCCATCCTGAAAACCAGCGGACTGGCGGACTCACTGGCGCATATTCTCTCGAACCTGCACATGCATCCTATCCTGCTTGCCTGGCTGGTGGCGCTGGTGCTGCATGCCGCCGTCGGCTCCGCCACGGTCGCGATGATGGGGGCGACGGCGATAGTCGCGCCGATGCTGCCGCTCTACCCGAACGTCAGCCCTGAGATCATCACCATTGCCATCGGTTCCGGCGCCATTGGCTGCACGATCGTGACCGATTCCCTCTTCTGGCTGGTGAAACAGTACTGCGGCGCGACCCTGAATGAGACCTTCAAATACTATACGACGGCGACGTTTATCGCCTCGGTGCTTGCACTTGGCGGCACATTCCTGCTTTCCTTCATTATCTGA
- the dsdC gene encoding DNA-binding transcriptional regulator DsdC, producing MTDANEARNRLLNGWQLSKMYTFEVAARHESFALAAEELSLSPSAVSHRINLLEEELGIQLFVRSHRKVELTQEGKRVYWTLKSSLDTLNQEILDIKNQALSGTLTVYSRPSIAQCWLVPMLGDFTRRYPSISLTILTGNDYVNMQRTGIDLALYFDDTPPNHLSHHFLMDEEILPVCSPQYAREHELLKNPDNLSHCTLLHDRQAWSNDSGTDEWLSWAQHFAVNMPPSSGIGFDRSDLAIIAAINHVGVAMGRKRLVQKRLERGELIAPFGEKTLKCHQHYYISTLSGRQWPKIDAFIGWLRELAG from the coding sequence ATGACCGATGCAAATGAAGCCAGAAACCGGCTGTTAAACGGCTGGCAGCTGTCGAAAATGTACACCTTTGAAGTGGCCGCCCGGCATGAGTCCTTCGCTCTGGCGGCGGAGGAACTGTCGCTTAGCCCCAGCGCGGTGAGCCACCGCATCAACCTGCTGGAAGAAGAGCTGGGTATTCAGCTGTTCGTCCGCTCGCACCGTAAAGTTGAGCTGACGCAGGAGGGAAAGCGCGTCTACTGGACGCTAAAATCATCCCTCGACACCCTGAATCAGGAGATCCTGGATATCAAAAACCAGGCGCTGTCCGGTACGCTGACGGTCTACTCCCGGCCGTCGATCGCCCAGTGCTGGCTGGTACCCATGCTGGGTGATTTTACCCGTCGCTACCCGTCGATTTCGCTCACCATCCTGACCGGCAATGATTACGTCAATATGCAGCGAACGGGTATCGATCTGGCACTTTATTTCGATGATACGCCGCCTAACCATCTCTCTCATCACTTCCTGATGGACGAGGAAATTTTGCCCGTCTGTTCACCACAATATGCCCGTGAGCATGAACTATTGAAAAACCCCGATAATCTCAGCCACTGCACGCTGCTGCACGACCGTCAGGCCTGGAGCAATGATTCCGGTACGGATGAGTGGCTGAGCTGGGCGCAGCACTTTGCGGTGAATATGCCGCCATCGTCTGGCATTGGTTTCGATCGTTCTGATTTGGCGATTATTGCTGCCATCAACCACGTCGGCGTCGCGATGGGGAGAAAGCGGCTTGTGCAGAAACGGCTGGAACGAGGCGAGCTGATCGCCCCGTTTGGCGAAAAGACCCTGAAATGCCATCAGCACTACTATATTTCGACGCTTTCTGGCCGTCAGTGGCCGAAAATTGACGCCTTTATCGGCTGGCTGAGAGAACTGGCAGGCTGA